From a single Brassica rapa cultivar Chiifu-401-42 chromosome A01, CAAS_Brap_v3.01, whole genome shotgun sequence genomic region:
- the LOC103840367 gene encoding TSA1-like protein isoform X2, translating to MGTKFLALILSLCLVLSSFYEVSCQDEGTTGLNLDLIDREYQDNVKSLQGNEGEDQSGGQKNSTVTGNKTISLSLSEESAETLKDSADTSSQLGAVTDEVVTPSSMLDHIELEFQAHIDELKKAGSDGINKVDESKDDEELVLAAQRKKMMEEIEREFEAAVAGFEKLKIDGSTQGLDDEQSAMRQSMLDEIERDFEAATKGLEQLKADDLTGVNDAEHAAKRQKMLEEIEREFEEATKGLEELRHSTSSTDDESHSATRTSMLDEIEREFEAATSGLKQLKINAHTVQDDDKEQAARRQSMLDAIEREFEAVTDSFKQLDDLADNKDEGDQSAKRQSMLDEIEREFEAATSSLKKLNLEDSTEGDSEENARRNSMLEAIEREFEAATKGLGERKASDSTESKDHDEHSASRKSMLDAIEREFEVATKGHLEKTYKEHVETQRSSMLEEIEREYEAAASAKASGKYSAAKNTQTISSTVQKTSGGSNSGFSGLLKSTDGVCGCFNKGKDGIKIDTDCSINIGEILAEESNFQGSESSSLTTSLNNLFHTHRQEATSKVGKVLGSSSSVTSTASESSATSENIDSLKETLKKLRGLSARDLVNHPNFDEIIEAGTRYEVLSSASIGYISLLAKYKTVIKEGLEASQRVHLAQTRAKLLKETAMEKQRAVDTEFAFAKTLAQGGDALSIKIFAIKKLLVKLEAEKVNVDLKFKSTETNLARLLKEASQAYEEYHVAVRKAKDEQAAEEFALETTKRAEHIWVEFLSSLN from the exons ATGGGAACAAAGTTCTTAGCTCTGATTTTGTCTCTCTGTCTTGTTCTCTCAAGCTTCTATGAAGTTTCTTGCCAG GATGAAGGAACTACAGGTTTGAATTTAGATCTAATCGACCGTGAATACCAAG ATAATGTCAAGTCTCTCCAAGGCAACGAAGGAGAAGATCAAT CTGGTGGTCAGAAAAACAGTACAGTGACGGGTAATAAGACTATTTCTCTGTCTCTATCAGAAGAATCAGCGGAAACTCTTAAAGATTCTGCTGATACCTCGTCTCAG TTAGGAGCTGTTACTGATGAAGTCGTTACACCTTCCAGTATGTTGGACCATATCGAACTTGAGTTCCAAG CACATATCGATGAACTTAAGAAGGCTGGATCTGATGGTATCAACAAAGTTGATGAATCTAAGGATGATGAAGAACTag TTTTAGCTGCTCAGAGGAagaaaatgatggaggagattgAACGCGAGTTTGAAG CTGCTGTAGCTGGATTTGAAAAACTCAAGATTGATGGTTCCACTCAAGGATTAGATGATGAACAAT CTGCAATGAGACAAAGCATGCTTGACGAGATTGAACGTGATTTTGAAG CTGCTACAAAAGGTCTTGAACAACTAAAGGCTGATGATTTAACTGGTGTCAACGATGCAGAACATG CTGCAAAGAGACAGAAGATGCTAGAAGAGATCGAAAGAGAGTTTGAAG AAGCTACAAAAGGTCTTGAAGAACTAAGGCACTCCACTTCAAGCACAGATGATGAATCACACT CTGCAACTAGAACAAGCATGCTAGATGAGATTGAGCGTGAGTTTGAAG CTGCTACAAGTGGTCTTAAACAGCTAAAGATTAATGCTCACACTGTCCAAGATGATGACAAAGAACAAG CTGCCAGGAGACAGAGTATGCTAGATGCAATTGAACGTGAGTTTGAAG CCGTTACTGATAGCTTTAAACAGCTTGATGACCTCGCCGATAACAAAGATGAAGGAGACCAAT CTGCAAAGAGGCAAAGTATGTTGGATGAGATTGAGCGTGAATTTGAAG CTGCTACAAGTAGTCTTAAGAAACTAAACCTTGAAGATTCCACTGAAGGAGATAGTGAAGAAA ATGCAAGGAGAAATAGCATGCTTGAAGCTATCGAACGCGAGTTTGAAG CTGCTACAAAAGGTCTTGGAGAGAGAAAGGCTAGTGATTCAACCGAAAGCAAAGATCATGATGAACACT CTGCAAGTAGAAAAAGTATGCTTGATGCTATTGAACGCGAGTTTGAAG TTGCGACTAAGGGCCATTTAGAAAAGACTTACAAAGAACATG TTGAAACTCAGAGAAGCAGCATGTTGGAAGAAATCGAACGCGAATATGAAGCAGCTGCAAGTGCAAAGGCTTCTGGAAAATACT CAGCTGCAAAGAATACACAAACCATAAGTAGTACAGTTCAGAAAACTTCTGGTGGATCCAACT CTGGCTTTAGCGGTCTTCTAAAGTCTACAG ATGGTGTGTGTGGTTGTTTTAACAAAGGCAAAGATGGTATTAAGATTGACACAGATTGTTCAATTAACATAGGGGAGATACTCGCTGAAGAATCAAACTTCCAG GGATCAGAGAGCTCTAGCCTCACAACTTCACTGAACAATCTCTTTCACACCCATAGACAAGAAGCAACCTCAAAGGTAGGCAAAGTCCTTGGCTCATCTTCATCAGTTACTTCCACCGCAAGCGAATCATCAGCTACATCGGAGAACATAGACAGCTTAAAGGAAACCCTAAAGAAGCTACGCGGTCTAAGCGCACGTGACCTTGTAAACCATCCCAACTTCGACGAGATCATAGAAGCTGGTACGCGTTACGAGGTACTCAGCTCAGCTTCAATAGGTTACATCTCTTTGCTAGCCAAATACAAAACCGTCATTAAAGAAGGACTCGAGGCTTCACAGAGAGTCCACCTCGCTCAAACACGGGCCAAGCTTCTCAAAGAAACCGCCATGGAGAAGCAGAGAGCCGTGGACACCGAGTTCGCATTCGCCAAGACACTTGCTCAGGGAGGAGACGCGTTGTCTATCAAAATCTTTGCGATCAAGAAACTGTTGGTTAAGCTTGAAGCAGAGAAAGTGAACGTAGATTTAAAGTTTAAGTCTACGGAGACCAATCTAGCACGGCTTCTTAAGGAGGCTTCTCAGGCTTATGAAGAGTATCATGTGGCTGTTCGCAAGGCGAAGGACGAGCAAGCCGCTGAGGAGTTCGCTCTTGAGACGACCAAGAGAGCTGAACATATTTGGGTTGAGTTTCTTAGTTCGCTTAATTGA
- the LOC103840367 gene encoding TSA1-like protein isoform X1, which produces MGTKFLALILSLCLVLSSFYEVSCQDEGTTGLNLDLIDREYQDNVKSLQGNEGEDQSGGQKNSTVTGNKTISLSLSEESAETLKDSADTSSQLGAVTDEVVTPSSMLDHIELEFQAHIDELKKAGSDGINKVDESKDDEELVLAAQRKKMMEEIEREFEAAVAGFEKLKIDGSTQGLDDEQSAMRQSMLDEIERDFEAATKGLEQLKADDLTGVNDAEHAAKRQKMLEEIEREFEEATKGLEELRHSTSSTDDESHSATRTSMLDEIEREFEAATSGLKQLKINAHTVQDDDKEQAARRQSMLDAIEREFEAVTDSFKQLDDLADNKDEGDQSAKRQSMLDEIEREFEAATSSLKKLNLEDSTEGDSEENARRNSMLEAIEREFEAATKGLGERKASDSTESKDHDEHSASRKSMLDAIEREFEVATKGHLEKTYKEHVETQRSSMLEEIEREYEAAASAKASGKYSAAAKNTQTISSTVQKTSGGSNSGFSGLLKSTDGVCGCFNKGKDGIKIDTDCSINIGEILAEESNFQGSESSSLTTSLNNLFHTHRQEATSKVGKVLGSSSSVTSTASESSATSENIDSLKETLKKLRGLSARDLVNHPNFDEIIEAGTRYEVLSSASIGYISLLAKYKTVIKEGLEASQRVHLAQTRAKLLKETAMEKQRAVDTEFAFAKTLAQGGDALSIKIFAIKKLLVKLEAEKVNVDLKFKSTETNLARLLKEASQAYEEYHVAVRKAKDEQAAEEFALETTKRAEHIWVEFLSSLN; this is translated from the exons ATGGGAACAAAGTTCTTAGCTCTGATTTTGTCTCTCTGTCTTGTTCTCTCAAGCTTCTATGAAGTTTCTTGCCAG GATGAAGGAACTACAGGTTTGAATTTAGATCTAATCGACCGTGAATACCAAG ATAATGTCAAGTCTCTCCAAGGCAACGAAGGAGAAGATCAAT CTGGTGGTCAGAAAAACAGTACAGTGACGGGTAATAAGACTATTTCTCTGTCTCTATCAGAAGAATCAGCGGAAACTCTTAAAGATTCTGCTGATACCTCGTCTCAG TTAGGAGCTGTTACTGATGAAGTCGTTACACCTTCCAGTATGTTGGACCATATCGAACTTGAGTTCCAAG CACATATCGATGAACTTAAGAAGGCTGGATCTGATGGTATCAACAAAGTTGATGAATCTAAGGATGATGAAGAACTag TTTTAGCTGCTCAGAGGAagaaaatgatggaggagattgAACGCGAGTTTGAAG CTGCTGTAGCTGGATTTGAAAAACTCAAGATTGATGGTTCCACTCAAGGATTAGATGATGAACAAT CTGCAATGAGACAAAGCATGCTTGACGAGATTGAACGTGATTTTGAAG CTGCTACAAAAGGTCTTGAACAACTAAAGGCTGATGATTTAACTGGTGTCAACGATGCAGAACATG CTGCAAAGAGACAGAAGATGCTAGAAGAGATCGAAAGAGAGTTTGAAG AAGCTACAAAAGGTCTTGAAGAACTAAGGCACTCCACTTCAAGCACAGATGATGAATCACACT CTGCAACTAGAACAAGCATGCTAGATGAGATTGAGCGTGAGTTTGAAG CTGCTACAAGTGGTCTTAAACAGCTAAAGATTAATGCTCACACTGTCCAAGATGATGACAAAGAACAAG CTGCCAGGAGACAGAGTATGCTAGATGCAATTGAACGTGAGTTTGAAG CCGTTACTGATAGCTTTAAACAGCTTGATGACCTCGCCGATAACAAAGATGAAGGAGACCAAT CTGCAAAGAGGCAAAGTATGTTGGATGAGATTGAGCGTGAATTTGAAG CTGCTACAAGTAGTCTTAAGAAACTAAACCTTGAAGATTCCACTGAAGGAGATAGTGAAGAAA ATGCAAGGAGAAATAGCATGCTTGAAGCTATCGAACGCGAGTTTGAAG CTGCTACAAAAGGTCTTGGAGAGAGAAAGGCTAGTGATTCAACCGAAAGCAAAGATCATGATGAACACT CTGCAAGTAGAAAAAGTATGCTTGATGCTATTGAACGCGAGTTTGAAG TTGCGACTAAGGGCCATTTAGAAAAGACTTACAAAGAACATG TTGAAACTCAGAGAAGCAGCATGTTGGAAGAAATCGAACGCGAATATGAAGCAGCTGCAAGTGCAAAGGCTTCTGGAAAATACT CAGCAGCTGCAAAGAATACACAAACCATAAGTAGTACAGTTCAGAAAACTTCTGGTGGATCCAACT CTGGCTTTAGCGGTCTTCTAAAGTCTACAG ATGGTGTGTGTGGTTGTTTTAACAAAGGCAAAGATGGTATTAAGATTGACACAGATTGTTCAATTAACATAGGGGAGATACTCGCTGAAGAATCAAACTTCCAG GGATCAGAGAGCTCTAGCCTCACAACTTCACTGAACAATCTCTTTCACACCCATAGACAAGAAGCAACCTCAAAGGTAGGCAAAGTCCTTGGCTCATCTTCATCAGTTACTTCCACCGCAAGCGAATCATCAGCTACATCGGAGAACATAGACAGCTTAAAGGAAACCCTAAAGAAGCTACGCGGTCTAAGCGCACGTGACCTTGTAAACCATCCCAACTTCGACGAGATCATAGAAGCTGGTACGCGTTACGAGGTACTCAGCTCAGCTTCAATAGGTTACATCTCTTTGCTAGCCAAATACAAAACCGTCATTAAAGAAGGACTCGAGGCTTCACAGAGAGTCCACCTCGCTCAAACACGGGCCAAGCTTCTCAAAGAAACCGCCATGGAGAAGCAGAGAGCCGTGGACACCGAGTTCGCATTCGCCAAGACACTTGCTCAGGGAGGAGACGCGTTGTCTATCAAAATCTTTGCGATCAAGAAACTGTTGGTTAAGCTTGAAGCAGAGAAAGTGAACGTAGATTTAAAGTTTAAGTCTACGGAGACCAATCTAGCACGGCTTCTTAAGGAGGCTTCTCAGGCTTATGAAGAGTATCATGTGGCTGTTCGCAAGGCGAAGGACGAGCAAGCCGCTGAGGAGTTCGCTCTTGAGACGACCAAGAGAGCTGAACATATTTGGGTTGAGTTTCTTAGTTCGCTTAATTGA
- the LOC103840367 gene encoding TSA1-like protein isoform X3 produces MGTKFLALILSLCLVLSSFYEVSCQDEGTTGLNLDLIDREYQDNVKSLQGNEGEDQSGGQKNSTVTGNKTISLSLSEESAETLKDSADTSSQLGAVTDEVVTPSSMLDHIELEFQAHIDELKKAGSDGINKVDESKDDEELVLAAQRKKMMEEIEREFEAAVAGFEKLKIDGSTQGLDDEQSAMRQSMLDEIERDFEAATKGLEQLKADDLTGVNDAEHAAKRQKMLEEIEREFEEATKGLEELRHSTSSTDDESHSATRTSMLDEIEREFEAATSGLKQLKINAHTVQDDDKEQAARRQSMLDAIEREFEAVTDSFKQLDDLADNKDEGDQSAKRQSMLDEIEREFEAATSSLKKLNLEDSTEGDSEENARRNSMLEAIEREFEAATKGLGERKASDSTESKDHDEHSASRKSMLDAIEREFEVATKGHLEKTYKEHVETQRSSMLEEIEREYEAAASAKASGKYSAKNTQTISSTVQKTSGGSNSGFSGLLKSTDGVCGCFNKGKDGIKIDTDCSINIGEILAEESNFQGSESSSLTTSLNNLFHTHRQEATSKVGKVLGSSSSVTSTASESSATSENIDSLKETLKKLRGLSARDLVNHPNFDEIIEAGTRYEVLSSASIGYISLLAKYKTVIKEGLEASQRVHLAQTRAKLLKETAMEKQRAVDTEFAFAKTLAQGGDALSIKIFAIKKLLVKLEAEKVNVDLKFKSTETNLARLLKEASQAYEEYHVAVRKAKDEQAAEEFALETTKRAEHIWVEFLSSLN; encoded by the exons ATGGGAACAAAGTTCTTAGCTCTGATTTTGTCTCTCTGTCTTGTTCTCTCAAGCTTCTATGAAGTTTCTTGCCAG GATGAAGGAACTACAGGTTTGAATTTAGATCTAATCGACCGTGAATACCAAG ATAATGTCAAGTCTCTCCAAGGCAACGAAGGAGAAGATCAAT CTGGTGGTCAGAAAAACAGTACAGTGACGGGTAATAAGACTATTTCTCTGTCTCTATCAGAAGAATCAGCGGAAACTCTTAAAGATTCTGCTGATACCTCGTCTCAG TTAGGAGCTGTTACTGATGAAGTCGTTACACCTTCCAGTATGTTGGACCATATCGAACTTGAGTTCCAAG CACATATCGATGAACTTAAGAAGGCTGGATCTGATGGTATCAACAAAGTTGATGAATCTAAGGATGATGAAGAACTag TTTTAGCTGCTCAGAGGAagaaaatgatggaggagattgAACGCGAGTTTGAAG CTGCTGTAGCTGGATTTGAAAAACTCAAGATTGATGGTTCCACTCAAGGATTAGATGATGAACAAT CTGCAATGAGACAAAGCATGCTTGACGAGATTGAACGTGATTTTGAAG CTGCTACAAAAGGTCTTGAACAACTAAAGGCTGATGATTTAACTGGTGTCAACGATGCAGAACATG CTGCAAAGAGACAGAAGATGCTAGAAGAGATCGAAAGAGAGTTTGAAG AAGCTACAAAAGGTCTTGAAGAACTAAGGCACTCCACTTCAAGCACAGATGATGAATCACACT CTGCAACTAGAACAAGCATGCTAGATGAGATTGAGCGTGAGTTTGAAG CTGCTACAAGTGGTCTTAAACAGCTAAAGATTAATGCTCACACTGTCCAAGATGATGACAAAGAACAAG CTGCCAGGAGACAGAGTATGCTAGATGCAATTGAACGTGAGTTTGAAG CCGTTACTGATAGCTTTAAACAGCTTGATGACCTCGCCGATAACAAAGATGAAGGAGACCAAT CTGCAAAGAGGCAAAGTATGTTGGATGAGATTGAGCGTGAATTTGAAG CTGCTACAAGTAGTCTTAAGAAACTAAACCTTGAAGATTCCACTGAAGGAGATAGTGAAGAAA ATGCAAGGAGAAATAGCATGCTTGAAGCTATCGAACGCGAGTTTGAAG CTGCTACAAAAGGTCTTGGAGAGAGAAAGGCTAGTGATTCAACCGAAAGCAAAGATCATGATGAACACT CTGCAAGTAGAAAAAGTATGCTTGATGCTATTGAACGCGAGTTTGAAG TTGCGACTAAGGGCCATTTAGAAAAGACTTACAAAGAACATG TTGAAACTCAGAGAAGCAGCATGTTGGAAGAAATCGAACGCGAATATGAAGCAGCTGCAAGTGCAAAGGCTTCTGGAAAATACT CTGCAAAGAATACACAAACCATAAGTAGTACAGTTCAGAAAACTTCTGGTGGATCCAACT CTGGCTTTAGCGGTCTTCTAAAGTCTACAG ATGGTGTGTGTGGTTGTTTTAACAAAGGCAAAGATGGTATTAAGATTGACACAGATTGTTCAATTAACATAGGGGAGATACTCGCTGAAGAATCAAACTTCCAG GGATCAGAGAGCTCTAGCCTCACAACTTCACTGAACAATCTCTTTCACACCCATAGACAAGAAGCAACCTCAAAGGTAGGCAAAGTCCTTGGCTCATCTTCATCAGTTACTTCCACCGCAAGCGAATCATCAGCTACATCGGAGAACATAGACAGCTTAAAGGAAACCCTAAAGAAGCTACGCGGTCTAAGCGCACGTGACCTTGTAAACCATCCCAACTTCGACGAGATCATAGAAGCTGGTACGCGTTACGAGGTACTCAGCTCAGCTTCAATAGGTTACATCTCTTTGCTAGCCAAATACAAAACCGTCATTAAAGAAGGACTCGAGGCTTCACAGAGAGTCCACCTCGCTCAAACACGGGCCAAGCTTCTCAAAGAAACCGCCATGGAGAAGCAGAGAGCCGTGGACACCGAGTTCGCATTCGCCAAGACACTTGCTCAGGGAGGAGACGCGTTGTCTATCAAAATCTTTGCGATCAAGAAACTGTTGGTTAAGCTTGAAGCAGAGAAAGTGAACGTAGATTTAAAGTTTAAGTCTACGGAGACCAATCTAGCACGGCTTCTTAAGGAGGCTTCTCAGGCTTATGAAGAGTATCATGTGGCTGTTCGCAAGGCGAAGGACGAGCAAGCCGCTGAGGAGTTCGCTCTTGAGACGACCAAGAGAGCTGAACATATTTGGGTTGAGTTTCTTAGTTCGCTTAATTGA
- the LOC103841390 gene encoding NAI2-like protein, translating to MAISTMGKKNVGLALAMCLVLSSFHEISCQVSKPRSDTFFLIITIVGGSREFGTLESQESQSNVQTFEGKETSSVSHSVEAESEAASSYEAGQGSSSSEDIKRLLQGFNKNAGSEAELMDASETGASNQERVKELQRQIEASASSRTVVEEEEITEEKSKVETSGNTFQAEGNRGFMIKEPTITRNEDGSMGSREQYESKQESVEGRLEYESKTSSSGSGVLGSLAIGQSETQKSLIFCCCGHAGAWRCINQDNNGVKGDDSIVIPKYDLNDIIKEESIKGSSSKTSSLITSLTEIVDNHKKRRWTTDVKIGKVSTTETSEKVTKLKMTLKKYVGIKVRELVHRSDYEEILTMAARYEELTRAKVTYISRLATYGTVIREGFKASQRVKTVHQRVILHENVAIEKQKRVDAEFELVKALAQKGDNLAVQIFAMKKAVLKLEAEKKQVEIQFQKSVENLSSVLEESSHAYEKHRVVVREWKEVQASAEYSLETIEKADVVWVQFLNTLT from the exons ATGGCAATCTCCACGATGGGAAAGAAAAATGTGGGTTTGGCCCTAGCAATGTGTCTGGTTCTCTCAAGCTTCCATGAGATTTCTTGTCAGGTAAGCAAGCCACGATCAGATACCTTTTTCCTAATTATTACCATA GTTGGCGGAAGCAGGGAATTTGGAACGTTAGAGAGTCAAGAATCTCAAt CTAATGTTCAAACCTTCGAAGGGAAAGAGACATCATCTGTGTCTCACTCTGTCGAAGCCGAG TCTGAAGCTGCTAGTAGTTATGAAGCGGGTCAAGGTTCGAGTAGCTCGGAAGACATCAAACGTCTATTGCAAG GGTTTAATAAAAATGCTGGATCTGAAGCTGAATTAATGGATGCTTCTGAAACCG GTGCTTCGAATCAGGAAAGGGTGAAAGAGCTTCAACGCCAGATAGAAG CTTCGGCATCTAGCAGAACTgttgtagaagaagaagaaatcacaGAGGAAAAGAGTAAGGTGGAAACAAGTGGAAACACATTCCAAG CTGAGGGAAACCGAGGGTTCATGATAAAGGAACCGACAATAACTAGAAATGAAG ATGGGTCAATGGGGAGTCGTGAACAGTATGAGTCGAAGCAAGAGTCAGTGGAGGGTCGTCTAGAGTATGAGTCGAAGACAAGCAGTAGTGGCTCAGGGGTTCTGGGATCTCTAGCAATTGGACAGTCAG AAACTCAGAAGAGCTTAATTTTTTGTTGCTGTGGGCATGCAGGTGCATGGCGCTGTATTAACCAAGACAATAATGGTGTTAAGGGAGACGATTCTATAGTTATACCAAAGTATGACTTAAATGACATCATCAAGGAAGAATCCATCAAG GGCTCCTCGTCAAAGACCTCTAGTCTCATAACATCGCTGACCGAGATTGTTGATAATCATAAGAAAAGACGATGGACGACAGATGTAAAAATAGGAAAGGTTTCTACTACAGAAACATCAGAGAAGGTAACTAAGCTAAAAATGACCTTGAAAAAGTACGTTGGTATAAAGGTGCGTGAGCTCGTGCATCGTTCGGATTACGAGGAGATATTGACGATGGCTGCACGCTATGAGGAACTAACCCGTGCTAAGGTAACCTACATTTCGAGGCTGGCCACATACGGGACTGTGATAAGAGAAGGATTCAAAGCCTCTCAGCGAGTGAAAACCGTGCACCAGCGTGTCATATTGCATGAAAACGTGGCCATAGAGAAGCAGAAAAGGGTGGACGCTGAGTTCGAGTTAGTCAAGGCTTTGGCTCAGAAAGGAGACAACTTGGCCGTCCAAATATTCGCAATGAAGAAGGCGGTGTTGAAGCTTGAGGCCGAGAAGAAACAAGTTGAGATTCAATTCCAGAAGAGTGTCGAGAATCTATCAAGCGTTCTAGAGGAATCGTCTCACGCATACGAGAAGCATCGTGTGGTTGTGCGCGAGTGGAAGGAGGTGCAAGCATCTGCTGAATATTCGCTTGAGACCATCGAGAAGGCAGATGTCGTTTGGGTTCAGTTTCTCAACACTCTTACTTAG
- the LOC103840367 gene encoding TSA1-like protein isoform X4: MGTKFLALILSLCLVLSSFYEVSCQDEGTTGLNLDLIDREYQDNVKSLQGNEGEDQSGGQKNSTVTGNKTISLSLSEESAETLKDSADTSSQLGAVTDEVVTPSSMLDHIELEFQAHIDELKKAGSDGINKVDESKDDEELVLAAQRKKMMEEIEREFEAAVAGFEKLKIDGSTQGLDDEQSAMRQSMLDEIERDFEAATKGLEQLKADDLTGVNDAEHAAKRQKMLEEIEREFEEATKGLEELRHSTSSTDDESHSATRTSMLDEIEREFEAVTDSFKQLDDLADNKDEGDQSAKRQSMLDEIEREFEAATSSLKKLNLEDSTEGDSEENARRNSMLEAIEREFEAATKGLGERKASDSTESKDHDEHSASRKSMLDAIEREFEVATKGHLEKTYKEHVETQRSSMLEEIEREYEAAASAKASGKYSAAAKNTQTISSTVQKTSGGSNSGFSGLLKSTDGVCGCFNKGKDGIKIDTDCSINIGEILAEESNFQGSESSSLTTSLNNLFHTHRQEATSKVGKVLGSSSSVTSTASESSATSENIDSLKETLKKLRGLSARDLVNHPNFDEIIEAGTRYEVLSSASIGYISLLAKYKTVIKEGLEASQRVHLAQTRAKLLKETAMEKQRAVDTEFAFAKTLAQGGDALSIKIFAIKKLLVKLEAEKVNVDLKFKSTETNLARLLKEASQAYEEYHVAVRKAKDEQAAEEFALETTKRAEHIWVEFLSSLN, translated from the exons ATGGGAACAAAGTTCTTAGCTCTGATTTTGTCTCTCTGTCTTGTTCTCTCAAGCTTCTATGAAGTTTCTTGCCAG GATGAAGGAACTACAGGTTTGAATTTAGATCTAATCGACCGTGAATACCAAG ATAATGTCAAGTCTCTCCAAGGCAACGAAGGAGAAGATCAAT CTGGTGGTCAGAAAAACAGTACAGTGACGGGTAATAAGACTATTTCTCTGTCTCTATCAGAAGAATCAGCGGAAACTCTTAAAGATTCTGCTGATACCTCGTCTCAG TTAGGAGCTGTTACTGATGAAGTCGTTACACCTTCCAGTATGTTGGACCATATCGAACTTGAGTTCCAAG CACATATCGATGAACTTAAGAAGGCTGGATCTGATGGTATCAACAAAGTTGATGAATCTAAGGATGATGAAGAACTag TTTTAGCTGCTCAGAGGAagaaaatgatggaggagattgAACGCGAGTTTGAAG CTGCTGTAGCTGGATTTGAAAAACTCAAGATTGATGGTTCCACTCAAGGATTAGATGATGAACAAT CTGCAATGAGACAAAGCATGCTTGACGAGATTGAACGTGATTTTGAAG CTGCTACAAAAGGTCTTGAACAACTAAAGGCTGATGATTTAACTGGTGTCAACGATGCAGAACATG CTGCAAAGAGACAGAAGATGCTAGAAGAGATCGAAAGAGAGTTTGAAG AAGCTACAAAAGGTCTTGAAGAACTAAGGCACTCCACTTCAAGCACAGATGATGAATCACACT CTGCAACTAGAACAAGCATGCTAGATGAGATTGAGCGTGAGTTTGAAG CCGTTACTGATAGCTTTAAACAGCTTGATGACCTCGCCGATAACAAAGATGAAGGAGACCAAT CTGCAAAGAGGCAAAGTATGTTGGATGAGATTGAGCGTGAATTTGAAG CTGCTACAAGTAGTCTTAAGAAACTAAACCTTGAAGATTCCACTGAAGGAGATAGTGAAGAAA ATGCAAGGAGAAATAGCATGCTTGAAGCTATCGAACGCGAGTTTGAAG CTGCTACAAAAGGTCTTGGAGAGAGAAAGGCTAGTGATTCAACCGAAAGCAAAGATCATGATGAACACT CTGCAAGTAGAAAAAGTATGCTTGATGCTATTGAACGCGAGTTTGAAG TTGCGACTAAGGGCCATTTAGAAAAGACTTACAAAGAACATG TTGAAACTCAGAGAAGCAGCATGTTGGAAGAAATCGAACGCGAATATGAAGCAGCTGCAAGTGCAAAGGCTTCTGGAAAATACT CAGCAGCTGCAAAGAATACACAAACCATAAGTAGTACAGTTCAGAAAACTTCTGGTGGATCCAACT CTGGCTTTAGCGGTCTTCTAAAGTCTACAG ATGGTGTGTGTGGTTGTTTTAACAAAGGCAAAGATGGTATTAAGATTGACACAGATTGTTCAATTAACATAGGGGAGATACTCGCTGAAGAATCAAACTTCCAG GGATCAGAGAGCTCTAGCCTCACAACTTCACTGAACAATCTCTTTCACACCCATAGACAAGAAGCAACCTCAAAGGTAGGCAAAGTCCTTGGCTCATCTTCATCAGTTACTTCCACCGCAAGCGAATCATCAGCTACATCGGAGAACATAGACAGCTTAAAGGAAACCCTAAAGAAGCTACGCGGTCTAAGCGCACGTGACCTTGTAAACCATCCCAACTTCGACGAGATCATAGAAGCTGGTACGCGTTACGAGGTACTCAGCTCAGCTTCAATAGGTTACATCTCTTTGCTAGCCAAATACAAAACCGTCATTAAAGAAGGACTCGAGGCTTCACAGAGAGTCCACCTCGCTCAAACACGGGCCAAGCTTCTCAAAGAAACCGCCATGGAGAAGCAGAGAGCCGTGGACACCGAGTTCGCATTCGCCAAGACACTTGCTCAGGGAGGAGACGCGTTGTCTATCAAAATCTTTGCGATCAAGAAACTGTTGGTTAAGCTTGAAGCAGAGAAAGTGAACGTAGATTTAAAGTTTAAGTCTACGGAGACCAATCTAGCACGGCTTCTTAAGGAGGCTTCTCAGGCTTATGAAGAGTATCATGTGGCTGTTCGCAAGGCGAAGGACGAGCAAGCCGCTGAGGAGTTCGCTCTTGAGACGACCAAGAGAGCTGAACATATTTGGGTTGAGTTTCTTAGTTCGCTTAATTGA